Proteins from a genomic interval of Microcoleus sp. bin38.metabat.b11b12b14.051:
- a CDS encoding HAD-IA family hydrolase — MTKIIFLDAAGTLFDVRGSVGEVYGQLAQKFGVTVNSEELNAAFYQSFASATPMTFPGIEAAKITQLEFEWWLEVSAKSFQIAGILHQFSDFPKFFAKLYDHFATAEPWFVYPDVFPALNKWQKQGIELAVVSNFDSRLYPVLKALNLAEYFRSVTISTEVGAAKPQPEIFTAALQKHNCTAENVLHIGDSFKADYCGAKSAGLKAIWLNRQQEKVESGKLPLTETKLEQCSSLDYLTF; from the coding sequence ATGACAAAAATTATCTTTTTAGATGCCGCTGGTACACTCTTTGACGTGCGCGGCAGCGTCGGCGAAGTCTACGGACAACTAGCCCAAAAATTCGGAGTAACAGTTAATAGTGAAGAGTTAAATGCAGCATTTTACCAAAGCTTCGCCTCAGCAACTCCGATGACATTTCCAGGAATAGAAGCAGCAAAAATTACCCAGCTAGAATTTGAGTGGTGGCTAGAAGTTTCTGCAAAATCATTCCAAATAGCAGGCATTCTCCATCAATTTTCAGACTTTCCCAAATTTTTTGCCAAACTCTACGATCATTTTGCCACCGCCGAACCTTGGTTCGTCTATCCCGACGTATTCCCAGCATTAAATAAGTGGCAAAAACAAGGAATTGAATTAGCAGTAGTCTCAAATTTCGATTCGCGACTTTATCCAGTATTAAAAGCCCTCAACTTAGCAGAATATTTCAGATCAGTGACAATTTCCACCGAAGTAGGTGCCGCCAAACCCCAGCCGGAAATTTTCACCGCAGCGCTGCAAAAACACAACTGCACAGCCGAGAATGTCTTGCATATCGGCGATAGCTTCAAAGCAGATTATTGCGGTGCTAAATCCGCAGGCTTAAAAGCAATTTGGTTGAACCGACAACAGGAAAAAGTAGAGTCAGGTAAATTGCCTTTAACTGAAACCAAATTAGAACAGTGCAGCAGCCTTGATTATTTAACCTTTTAA
- a CDS encoding ABC transporter permease produces the protein MKKTSIQTILTDTITVFWGEWLDLRVRILPIVAAGLTSPLIYILAFGFGLGSSMSKPAIGGNYLEFMLPGMVALSSMTVSFTGAVFSICGERLYSKTFEELLLMPVHPLALHAGKMLAGILRGLLTSVSVILVAVLFTQKLVFLHPLFLLVIVLNSAVFAGMGVIVGLNVKSLESVGLYNNFLITPMSFLGATFFDPTSLPIALKGIVYLLPLTYASIGLRAAAYDIAKFPWYSIPVLLVAAIAFSAIGARQFYTQQD, from the coding sequence ATGAAAAAAACCTCAATTCAAACTATACTAACAGACACAATCACCGTATTTTGGGGAGAATGGCTAGATTTGCGAGTCCGAATCTTGCCCATTGTCGCCGCTGGTTTAACATCGCCATTAATTTACATTCTAGCTTTTGGTTTTGGTTTGGGTTCTTCCATGTCTAAACCTGCAATTGGCGGCAATTATCTAGAATTTATGCTGCCGGGAATGGTTGCGCTTTCATCGATGACAGTCAGTTTTACTGGCGCAGTATTTTCTATTTGTGGCGAACGACTTTATAGTAAAACATTTGAGGAATTGCTGCTGATGCCGGTACACCCGTTAGCTTTGCACGCTGGTAAAATGCTAGCGGGAATATTGCGGGGACTACTAACTTCGGTTTCGGTGATTTTAGTTGCAGTTTTGTTTACTCAAAAGCTGGTATTTCTGCATCCGCTATTTTTGTTAGTGATTGTTCTCAATTCCGCTGTGTTTGCGGGGATGGGAGTGATAGTTGGTTTAAATGTAAAATCTCTCGAATCAGTTGGATTGTACAACAATTTTTTGATAACTCCGATGTCATTTTTAGGTGCGACATTTTTTGACCCTACGTCGCTACCGATCGCCCTCAAAGGCATAGTTTATCTGTTACCGCTGACTTATGCCAGCATTGGGTTGAGAGCGGCTGCTTACGATATCGCCAAGTTTCCTTGGTACAGCATACCTGTTTTGTTGGTGGCTGCGATCGCCTTTTCTGCGATCGGTGCCCGCCAGTTTTATACCCAACAAGACTGA
- a CDS encoding serine/threonine-protein kinase yields the protein MEVYCTRPGCPRPQNYFSDLDDSSLLKTVQQRYCKTCGMPLILSGRYLPVRLLGQGGFGAAFLARDRYTPAMRQCVAKLLQPSVNLTPAQLKIAQTLFEREAAVLEELGNEHSQIPSLLAFFELTVPSLQPEKNDQFFYLVQEFIDGENLEEELAIKGKFSESETMEVLREILKVLDFVHSRGSIHRDIKPANIMRGKNGRLYLLDFGAVKQVTQTAGTSKASTGIYSLGYAPPEQMSGQEVYPATDFYALAVTCITLLSGLQPTELFDSYQNEWNWRSRVQVSSRLAEVLDRMLLPAPSQRYQSAAEVEAALKYNSQQPTMVVQPPTIPTPPPLQTQPPPPTQQPPVPPVVAAPPGNLQPAPRQAFSIWDVLGGAAFTGFEGGLLAIALTSLLPSPSVSIGLLGMIVGGMIFGQYRRSIEQTEMLIISGGTLALLWFFPALRTAVTIYPNSPIAGVLFVGWLAALGAIGATAIFRLIYKLLSNIF from the coding sequence ATGGAAGTTTACTGCACCCGCCCGGGCTGCCCCCGCCCTCAAAACTATTTTTCAGACCTCGATGACAGTTCCCTGCTGAAAACAGTGCAGCAAAGGTATTGCAAAACCTGCGGAATGCCCCTAATTTTGAGCGGTCGCTATTTGCCCGTGAGGTTGTTGGGTCAAGGCGGTTTTGGGGCGGCATTTTTGGCCAGAGACCGCTATACTCCGGCGATGCGGCAGTGCGTTGCTAAACTTTTGCAGCCGTCGGTCAATCTGACTCCGGCACAGCTAAAAATCGCTCAAACTCTGTTTGAACGGGAAGCGGCGGTGCTGGAAGAATTGGGAAACGAACATTCGCAAATTCCAAGTTTGCTGGCGTTTTTTGAGCTGACTGTTCCGAGTTTGCAGCCGGAAAAAAACGATCAGTTTTTCTATCTGGTTCAAGAATTTATTGATGGTGAAAATTTGGAGGAGGAACTTGCTATAAAAGGCAAGTTTTCGGAATCTGAAACGATGGAGGTGCTGCGGGAAATTTTGAAAGTTCTCGATTTTGTCCACTCTCGCGGTTCGATTCACCGGGATATTAAACCTGCTAATATTATGCGGGGTAAAAATGGTCGGCTTTATTTATTAGATTTTGGGGCTGTCAAACAGGTGACGCAAACTGCGGGCACTTCTAAGGCTTCGACTGGTATTTATTCTTTGGGTTACGCTCCGCCAGAACAAATGAGCGGACAAGAAGTTTATCCAGCAACAGATTTTTATGCTTTGGCTGTGACTTGCATTACTTTGCTCAGCGGTTTGCAGCCGACGGAGTTGTTTGATAGTTATCAAAATGAGTGGAATTGGCGATCGCGCGTGCAGGTAAGTTCGCGTTTGGCTGAAGTTCTCGATCGAATGTTGTTACCAGCTCCCAGCCAGCGCTATCAATCGGCCGCCGAGGTAGAAGCGGCTCTGAAATACAATTCTCAACAGCCTACGATGGTCGTGCAGCCTCCAACAATACCGACTCCGCCTCCCCTACAGACTCAGCCACCACCACCGACTCAGCAGCCTCCTGTGCCTCCTGTGGTGGCGGCTCCTCCGGGAAACCTACAACCTGCGCCGAGACAGGCTTTTTCAATTTGGGATGTTTTGGGTGGGGCTGCGTTTACGGGTTTTGAAGGGGGGTTGCTGGCGATCGCCCTGACGAGTTTGCTACCGTCTCCTAGTGTCAGCATCGGATTGTTGGGGATGATTGTCGGGGGGATGATTTTCGGCCAGTACCGCAGATCGATCGAACAAACTGAGATGCTGATTATTAGCGGGGGTACTTTGGCCTTGCTGTGGTTTTTCCCGGCTTTGCGTACCGCAGTGACGATTTATCCGAATTCTCCGATCGCAGGCGTGTTGTTTGTCGGATGGTTGGCGGCGTTGGGGGCGATCGGGGCAACAGCGATATTTCGCTTGATCTATAAGTTACTTTCTAATATTTTTTAA
- a CDS encoding LysR family transcriptional regulator, whose protein sequence is MSDLPFTLDQLRILKAIASEGSFKRAADSLYVSQPAVSLQVQNLERQLDVPLFDRGGRRAQLTEAGHLLLSYGEKILSLCQETCRALEDLQNLQGGTLIVGASQTTGTYLLPRMIGMFRQKYPDVAVQLHVHSTRRTAWSVANGQIDLAIVGGEIPTELVEALVIVPYAEDELALILPPSHPMVQQDSIQKEDLYKLQFISLDSQSTIRKVIDQVLTRCGIDTRRLKIEMELNSIEAIKNAVQSGLGAAFVSVSAIEKELMMGVLHKSRMDEVLVTRILSLIYNPNRYRSKAAEAFSNEILPSFATYSAIPEKKEPAGLDLGLIEIATPNSAGS, encoded by the coding sequence ATGTCTGACCTTCCTTTCACTTTAGACCAGTTACGCATTCTCAAGGCGATCGCCTCTGAAGGAAGCTTCAAACGCGCCGCCGACAGCCTCTACGTATCCCAGCCAGCAGTTAGCTTGCAGGTGCAAAACCTAGAGAGACAGTTGGACGTGCCGCTGTTCGATCGGGGGGGGCGGCGGGCTCAACTGACCGAAGCCGGACACCTGCTGCTGAGTTACGGCGAGAAAATTCTATCGCTTTGTCAAGAAACTTGTCGAGCTCTCGAAGACTTGCAAAATCTCCAAGGCGGTACTTTGATCGTCGGCGCTTCTCAAACAACCGGGACATACTTGCTACCGCGAATGATTGGGATGTTTCGGCAAAAGTACCCGGATGTGGCGGTACAGCTTCACGTGCACTCGACTAGGCGCACGGCGTGGAGTGTCGCCAACGGGCAAATCGATTTAGCAATTGTTGGCGGAGAAATCCCTACCGAACTTGTAGAAGCTTTAGTAATTGTTCCTTACGCTGAGGACGAACTGGCTCTAATTCTCCCGCCTTCTCACCCGATGGTACAACAAGACAGCATTCAAAAAGAAGACCTTTATAAATTGCAGTTTATATCCTTGGATTCGCAGTCTACTATCCGCAAAGTCATCGATCAGGTACTGACTCGCTGCGGCATTGATACCCGCCGCCTGAAAATCGAGATGGAGCTCAACTCGATAGAAGCTATTAAAAATGCCGTTCAGTCTGGGTTGGGTGCTGCTTTTGTGTCGGTTTCGGCGATCGAAAAAGAGTTGATGATGGGCGTTTTGCACAAATCTCGGATGGACGAAGTTTTAGTAACTCGGATTTTATCGCTGATTTACAACCCCAACCGCTACCGTTCTAAAGCAGCAGAGGCTTTCAGCAATGAAATTTTGCCTTCCTTTGCTACTTATTCTGCCATCCCGGAGAAAAAAGAACCTGCGGGCCTGGATTTAGGACTCATAGAAATAGCAACTCCCAACTCTGCGGGAAGTTAA
- a CDS encoding NnrU family protein — protein sequence MTIDLALDSHLVILGLLFGFAIAHSGLAALRPKGEKLIGPRLYRVLFALVSLPLAVILVVYFFNHRYDGVQLWQVQGVPGVKPVVWILSAISFLFLYPATFNLLEIAAIQKPEVHLYQAGIIRVTRHPQMVGQVIWCVAHTLWIGTSFTLVTSIGLILHHLFGVWHGDSRLRARFGESFETIKSQTSIIPFLAILQKRQTLDLLEFLRPSYLGVVIFTGLLWKIHPFLMRVTANIYW from the coding sequence ATGACGATCGACTTAGCGCTTGACTCCCACTTAGTTATTCTCGGACTTTTATTTGGTTTTGCGATCGCCCACAGCGGTTTAGCAGCCCTGCGCCCGAAAGGTGAAAAGCTGATCGGGCCGAGACTTTACCGCGTTTTGTTTGCCCTTGTCAGTTTGCCGCTGGCGGTGATTTTGGTTGTCTACTTTTTCAACCACCGCTACGACGGCGTGCAGCTTTGGCAAGTACAGGGCGTGCCCGGAGTTAAACCAGTGGTTTGGATACTGTCGGCAATTTCCTTTCTGTTTCTGTACCCAGCAACCTTCAACCTTCTAGAAATTGCCGCCATCCAAAAGCCGGAAGTTCACCTCTACCAAGCCGGGATCATCCGCGTCACCCGTCACCCGCAAATGGTGGGACAGGTGATTTGGTGCGTGGCCCACACCCTCTGGATTGGCACTAGCTTTACCCTCGTCACTTCCATCGGTTTGATACTTCACCACCTATTCGGAGTGTGGCACGGCGACAGCCGGCTGCGGGCTCGTTTTGGCGAATCCTTTGAAACCATCAAATCTCAAACCTCAATTATTCCATTTTTGGCAATCCTGCAAAAGCGTCAAACCCTTGATTTGCTTGAGTTCCTGCGCCCTTCCTACCTAGGCGTAGTCATTTTTACAGGCCTGCTGTGGAAAATTCATCCTTTTCTGATGCGTGTCACTGCGAACATATACTGGTAG
- a CDS encoding thioredoxin domain-containing protein gives MVLSVSERTFAQEVFQASTPVLVHFWAPWCGLCRALDPTLTNFEAQWAGKVKLLGVNADQSLKLATTYRLTSLPTLILFEGDRVLFRFENYQGREELRHTLDSWMLATQNYPRTQRLQRQEALNR, from the coding sequence ATGGTGTTGTCGGTTAGCGAACGCACTTTTGCACAAGAGGTATTTCAAGCCTCTACCCCCGTTTTAGTTCACTTTTGGGCACCTTGGTGCGGTTTGTGCCGCGCGCTCGACCCCACGCTTACGAATTTTGAGGCACAGTGGGCAGGAAAAGTCAAGCTCCTAGGGGTGAATGCCGATCAAAGTTTGAAGTTGGCAACGACTTACCGGCTGACAAGTCTGCCGACACTGATTTTGTTTGAGGGCGATCGAGTTCTATTTAGATTTGAAAATTATCAAGGACGCGAGGAACTGCGGCACACTCTGGATTCCTGGATGCTCGCAACTCAGAATTATCCCCGAACTCAACGCCTGCAACGGCAGGAAGCATTGAACAGGTAA
- a CDS encoding NAD(P)H-quinone oxidoreductase subunit 5, protein MELLYQYAWLIPVLPLAGAMLVGLGLITFNQATNKLRQANAILILSTLGGATVMSFALLWSQLQGHEPYTRTIQWASAGDFSLNMGYIIDPLTSVMLAIVTTVAFLVMIYTDGYMAHDDGYVRFYAYLSIFSASMLGLVISPNIVQIYIFWELVGMCSYLLVGFWYDRKPAADACQKAFVTNRVGDFGLLLGILGIYWATGSFEFEVMGERLHSLVESGALSATLATIFGVLIFLGPAAKSAQFPLHVWLPDAMEGPTPISALIHAATMVAAGVFLIARMYPVFEGLPVVMNLIACTGCFTAFMGASIAITQNDIKKGLAYSTISQLGYMVMAMGVGAYSAGLFHLMTHAYFKAMLFLCSGSVIHGMEDVVGHNPALAQDMRVMGGLRKYMPITATCFLIGNLAICGIPPFAGFWSKDEILAQAFQANPALWAVSWVTAGMTAFYMFRMYFSTFEGEFRGNNNAIKQQLLQPGLVFGPGAMNVKELAPTGESHDAHDHFPHESPLTMALPLVLLAVPSVFIGFLGTPFANYFEQFVRAPGESLEEVLEHAAKFDLTEFLIMGGSSVGIALLGITLASLMYLSRKIDAGAIAQKIKPLYEFSLNKWYLDDINEVLFVRGSRRLARQVMEVDLRVVDGLVNLTGFLTLVTGEALKYFENGRAQFYALIVFVAVLGFAIVSGVG, encoded by the coding sequence ATGGAACTGCTTTATCAATACGCTTGGCTGATTCCAGTCCTCCCACTGGCAGGCGCAATGCTAGTAGGTTTAGGCTTAATCACCTTTAACCAAGCAACCAACAAACTCCGACAAGCGAATGCGATTTTAATCCTTTCGACCCTCGGAGGAGCAACGGTAATGTCTTTCGCATTGCTGTGGAGTCAACTACAGGGCCACGAACCCTACACCCGAACCATTCAGTGGGCCTCTGCTGGGGACTTCTCGCTGAATATGGGCTATATCATCGACCCCCTCACGTCGGTAATGCTGGCGATCGTCACTACGGTCGCTTTTTTGGTGATGATTTACACCGACGGCTACATGGCACACGATGACGGGTACGTGCGATTTTACGCCTACCTGAGCATCTTCAGCGCCTCAATGCTAGGTCTAGTAATCAGCCCCAACATCGTTCAGATTTACATTTTCTGGGAACTGGTAGGTATGTGTTCGTACCTGCTAGTCGGCTTCTGGTACGATCGCAAACCCGCTGCTGACGCTTGCCAAAAAGCCTTCGTCACCAACCGCGTCGGCGACTTCGGCCTGTTGCTGGGCATCCTCGGCATTTACTGGGCCACCGGCAGCTTTGAATTTGAGGTGATGGGCGAACGCCTCCACTCTTTAGTCGAATCCGGCGCCCTTTCCGCCACTCTGGCGACAATCTTCGGCGTTTTGATATTTTTGGGCCCAGCAGCCAAATCGGCTCAGTTCCCCCTCCACGTCTGGCTCCCAGACGCCATGGAAGGCCCGACACCGATTTCTGCCTTAATCCACGCCGCCACGATGGTAGCCGCCGGCGTCTTTTTGATCGCTCGGATGTATCCAGTGTTTGAAGGCTTGCCAGTAGTCATGAATTTGATCGCCTGCACCGGCTGTTTTACAGCCTTCATGGGTGCTTCGATCGCAATTACCCAAAATGACATCAAAAAAGGCCTCGCCTACTCCACAATCTCCCAATTGGGCTACATGGTAATGGCAATGGGAGTCGGCGCCTACAGTGCCGGACTCTTCCACCTAATGACTCACGCTTACTTCAAAGCAATGCTGTTCCTGTGTTCGGGTTCAGTCATTCACGGCATGGAAGATGTCGTCGGGCACAACCCCGCCCTCGCTCAAGACATGAGAGTTATGGGTGGCTTGCGGAAATATATGCCGATTACCGCTACTTGCTTTTTAATCGGCAATTTAGCAATCTGCGGCATTCCGCCCTTTGCCGGTTTCTGGTCAAAAGACGAAATCCTCGCCCAAGCTTTTCAAGCAAATCCCGCTCTGTGGGCTGTGAGCTGGGTAACTGCGGGGATGACCGCGTTTTATATGTTTCGGATGTATTTCAGCACCTTTGAGGGCGAATTCCGGGGCAATAATAACGCCATCAAGCAACAACTCCTGCAACCGGGTCTAGTTTTCGGCCCCGGAGCGATGAACGTTAAGGAATTGGCACCAACTGGCGAAAGTCACGACGCACACGACCATTTTCCTCACGAATCTCCTCTGACAATGGCTCTACCGTTGGTATTGCTGGCTGTACCTTCTGTGTTTATCGGTTTTCTCGGTACGCCGTTTGCCAATTATTTCGAGCAGTTTGTCCGCGCGCCAGGGGAGTCTCTGGAAGAAGTTTTGGAACACGCCGCTAAGTTTGATTTGACGGAATTTCTAATCATGGGCGGCAGTTCTGTCGGTATTGCTTTGCTGGGCATTACCTTGGCTTCTCTGATGTATTTGAGCCGGAAAATTGATGCCGGTGCGATCGCCCAAAAAATCAAACCGCTCTATGAATTCTCCCTCAACAAGTGGTATCTCGACGATATCAACGAAGTTCTCTTCGTCAGAGGCAGCCGTCGTTTAGCGCGGCAAGTCATGGAAGTGGATTTGCGAGTTGTCGATGGTTTGGTCAACTTGACAGGGTTTCTCACCCTGGTAACAGGCGAAGCTTTGAAATACTTTGAAAACGGCCGCGCTCAATTTTATGCCCTGATTGTGTTTGTGGCAGTGTTGGGTTTTGCGATCGTTTCTGGAGTTGGTTAA